The nucleotide sequence CAGAGATTGAAGGGCTAGAGGCAGCGAGAAATTTGAATGATACGATCGCAGGGATGGTCGTTCCCTTTACGATGAGAGTCGGTTATACGGGCTGCCCAAATGCCTGTGGAGAGCCGTTGGTAAAAGATATCGGGATCGTCAAGCGAAAAGAAACCTTTGAAATATACGTCGGAGGCCAATCGAAAACAATGGAGGCCAAAACTGCTGAGCTCCTGGTCGAGCAGGTGAAAGAAGAACAATTATCCTCCATCGTCCAAAGCATCATAACGTTGTATCAGACGCAGGGGAAAAAGAGAGAGAAGTTTTTCAAGTTCGTCGAGCGATATGGATTGGAAAATGTCCGAAAAGAATTGGGGCTGTCCTCCTGATCGATAGGTGAATATGGAACTTGCTACGTTTTGAAAATTTGGATTATAATCGAAGCGTATGTTTGCGAGGATGATTAGAGGAGGAATCTCATTGTCAA is from Brevibacillus brevis and encodes:
- a CDS encoding nitrite reductase, whose product is MKRVQFAVSPEIRVGGSVFTPADMVTIGQIVGEDAQIELSTFQQLIVEMNEEKAEDAKQALREKGLCVYETGSVVKNLSVCSFCKGAEIEGLEAARNLNDTIAGMVVPFTMRVGYTGCPNACGEPLVKDIGIVKRKETFEIYVGGQSKTMEAKTAELLVEQVKEEQLSSIVQSIITLYQTQGKKREKFFKFVERYGLENVRKELGLSS